The DNA region GCGACGGCCAGCACCAGTACGCCGAGGCGAAACGCGGTGCTGAGTGCCCGCCGGCGCCGGTCGATCATGCTTACGTTATCGGCTCCTTGCGCGGGAAGAGCGCTTCGCCGGGAGCCGTCTGCGTGCCGGCGGCGATCCCGCCCCAGCGTAGCGCGTCGTCCCAGCTCGCATCGATCGGTTCCTCGACGCCGAGCTGCTGCCACATCGCACGTGCGCGCTCGGGCATGAAGGGCGCTAGTAAGATCGCCAGCCAGCGCAAGCCTTCGCAGAGTTCGTATAAGAGCGCGTCGAGTTCCGCGCTCCGTCCTTCCTTATATAAGACCCAGGGCTTGCGCTCGTCGATGGTCCGGTTGAGGGCCGTGACGAGCTCCCAGATCGCCTCGAGCGCATCCCGGAACTGCAGTTGGAAGATCAGGCCGCGCACGCGTTCGCCCAGGTCCGCGAAGCGCTCGGCGATCGCGCCGTCAACGGCTTGCGGAACCAGTCCGTTGCGATACTGCGCCAGCATCGAGAGCGATCGCCGCAGCAGATTTCCCAAATCGTTGCCCAGGTCGCTGTTGTAGCGCTGGACGATCTTCTCTTCGGAGTACGAGAAGTCGCTGCCGAAGGGCGCTTCGCGCAGAAGAAAATAGCGCATCGAATCCGCGCCGAACCGCTCCGCCAGCGCGAACGGATCCACCGCGTTGCCGCGGCTCTTGCCGATCTTTTCTCCCTCGACCGTGATCCAGCCGTGCGCGAAGACCGACTCCGGTGCAGCCTCGCCGATGCTCCACAGCATCGCCGGCCAGATGAGCGTGTGAAACCGCGCGATCTCTTTTCCAATCAACTGCACGCTGGCCGGCCAGAACCTGCGCATATCTTTTCCGTCGGGCCATTCGAGCGCCGAGATGTAGTTCAAGAGCGCGT from Candidatus Rubrimentiphilum sp. includes:
- the metG gene encoding methionine--tRNA ligase encodes the protein MPRAFYVTTPIYYISGDPHIGHAYTTIVADVLARTARTAGPARFLTGTDEHGQKVADAAAAAGKSPQEWCDELVPRWKELFALYHVEYDDFIRTTQPRHERVVQAVFKKMLANGDVYLGKYEGWYCVADETFWPQAKLIEGKCPTCGRAVEWLSEDDWFFRLTKYAERLKQHFREHPNWVRPRAVYNEMMQLLEEGLDDLSISRTNFSWGIPVPEGQGVIYVWFDALLNYISALEWPDGKDMRRFWPASVQLIGKEIARFHTLIWPAMLWSIGEAAPESVFAHGWITVEGEKIGKSRGNAVDPFALAERFGADSMRYFLLREAPFGSDFSYSEEKIVQRYNSDLGNDLGNLLRRSLSMLAQYRNGLVPQAVDGAIAERFADLGERVRGLIFQLQFRDALEAIWELVTALNRTIDERKPWVLYKEGRSAELDALLYELCEGLRWLAILLAPFMPERARAMWQQLGVEEPIDASWDDALRWGGIAAGTQTAPGEALFPRKEPIT